One Candidatus Culexarchaeum yellowstonense genomic region harbors:
- a CDS encoding DUF4352 domain-containing protein: MRNTKKRGISPVIATVILVAIAIVISIAAAFWMTGLLSSFTSYEKIEMRHIYASRSGSNYTITLTVANTGPATATIQELRINDVIVPAERINVTLPYVLNSGDSVTIKITGYTTTDFRPGTTIKVSVVTLVTSYYQTVTLP; encoded by the coding sequence ATGAGGAACACAAAGAAGAGAGGCATATCACCAGTAATAGCAACAGTAATACTAGTGGCAATAGCAATAGTGATAAGCATTGCAGCAGCATTCTGGATGACAGGACTACTAAGCAGCTTCACAAGCTACGAGAAAATTGAGATGAGACATATCTATGCTAGTAGAAGCGGTAGCAATTATACTATAACTTTAACGGTAGCTAATACTGGACCTGCAACAGCAACTATACAGGAATTACGTATTAATGATGTAATAGTGCCCGCTGAGAGAATTAATGTTACACTCCCATATGTACTCAATTCTGGGGATTCCGTAACCATCAAAATAACTGGGTATACTACAACCGACTTTAGACCTGGAACAACGATTAAAGTAAGCGTAGTTACTTTAGTAACATCTTATTATCAAACAGTAACATTACCATAA